One Paenibacillus thermoaerophilus genomic window carries:
- the rfbD gene encoding dTDP-4-dehydrorhamnose reductase, whose protein sequence is MKLYQLVKNAGGPPQQEGKLRVLVTGANGQLGRVVTERLAAAGRTAIGLSRQELDITDAAAVRRAFERFRPHAVIHAAAYTAVDRAESEPDEAYRTNAYGTRHVALAAAAVRAKLVYVSTDYVFDGRSREPYDEFAPTAPLNVYGRSKLAGEMFVRELHRQAFIVRTSWVYGRHGGNFVKTMLRLGRERTAVDVVDDQTGSPTLADDLAACLLRLVDTDRYGLYHVSGAGSCTWREFAQAVFDLGFGAGKAEARPVTTAQFPRPARRPAYSVLDHRALRLNGFPPMRDWREALAEFIAKHGRELLDGEP, encoded by the coding sequence TTGAAGCTGTATCAACTGGTGAAAAATGCCGGAGGACCGCCGCAGCAGGAAGGCAAGCTTCGCGTGCTGGTGACGGGAGCAAACGGACAATTGGGACGGGTCGTGACGGAGCGGCTCGCGGCGGCGGGCCGCACGGCGATAGGGCTGTCGCGCCAAGAGCTCGATATAACGGACGCGGCCGCGGTTCGGCGCGCGTTCGAGCGCTTCCGCCCGCATGCGGTCATCCATGCCGCCGCTTATACGGCGGTGGATCGCGCCGAGAGCGAGCCGGACGAAGCTTACCGGACGAACGCTTACGGGACGCGCCATGTGGCTCTGGCGGCGGCGGCCGTCAGGGCGAAGCTGGTATACGTCAGCACCGACTACGTGTTCGACGGCCGCAGCCGGGAGCCGTACGACGAATTCGCGCCGACGGCTCCGCTGAACGTATACGGACGGTCGAAGCTGGCGGGCGAGATGTTCGTGAGGGAGCTGCATCGCCAAGCGTTTATCGTGCGCACCTCCTGGGTGTACGGCCGGCACGGCGGCAACTTCGTGAAGACGATGCTGCGGTTGGGGCGGGAGAGAACGGCTGTCGACGTGGTCGACGATCAGACCGGCTCTCCGACGCTGGCCGACGATCTTGCGGCATGCCTGCTGCGGCTCGTCGACACAGACCGGTACGGCCTGTACCATGTGTCGGGAGCGGGGAGCTGCACCTGGAGGGAATTCGCGCAGGCGGTGTTCGATCTCGGCTTCGGAGCGGGCAAGGCGGAGGCGCGGCCGGTGACGACGGCGCAGTTTCCCCGGCCTGCCCGCCGGCCGGCTTACTCCGTGTTGGACCACCGGGCGCTGAGGCTGAACGGCTTCCCGCCGATGCGGGATTGGCGGGAGGCGCTGGCCGAATTTATCGCGAAGCACGGGCGGGAACTGTTGGACGGGGAGCCGTAA
- the rfbB gene encoding dTDP-glucose 4,6-dehydratase produces MKLLVTGGAGFIGSHFVRYMLGRYEQVSIVNLDLLTYAGHMDTLADAARDPRHVFVQGDIRDERLVGELLKEHQVDAIVNFAAETHVDRSIEEPGVFVRTNVLGTQKLLEAARALGVPRFVQISTDEVYGALGDTGLFTEDSLLAPNSPYSASKAGADLMARAYHRTYGMHVNITRCSNNYGPYQYPEKLIPLMIARAADDRPLPVYGAGDQVRDWLHVADHCAAVDLVLRRGAPGEIYNIGGHNERRNIEVVRAILRLMGKPESLIAHVPDRPGHDRRYAIDSAKLRALGWKPRLSFETGLAETVQWYLANESWWRAILNGEGRPNAAGENR; encoded by the coding sequence ATGAAGCTGTTGGTGACGGGCGGAGCTGGGTTTATCGGGAGCCATTTTGTCCGCTATATGCTGGGGCGCTACGAGCAAGTGTCCATTGTCAACCTCGATCTGCTTACCTATGCGGGCCATATGGACACGCTGGCTGATGCGGCGCGTGACCCCCGCCACGTATTTGTGCAGGGGGATATACGCGATGAGCGGCTGGTCGGCGAATTGCTGAAGGAGCACCAAGTCGACGCGATCGTCAACTTCGCCGCCGAGACGCATGTGGACCGCAGCATCGAGGAGCCGGGGGTGTTCGTGCGGACCAACGTGCTCGGGACCCAGAAGCTGCTGGAGGCCGCCCGGGCGCTGGGCGTCCCGCGGTTCGTGCAGATCTCGACGGACGAGGTGTACGGGGCGCTAGGCGACACGGGCCTGTTCACGGAGGATTCGCTGCTGGCGCCGAACAGCCCGTACTCCGCGTCGAAGGCGGGAGCCGACCTGATGGCGAGAGCGTATCACCGGACGTACGGGATGCATGTCAACATCACGCGCTGCTCGAACAACTACGGTCCGTATCAGTATCCGGAAAAGCTGATTCCGCTGATGATCGCCAGAGCCGCCGACGATCGGCCGCTGCCCGTCTACGGGGCGGGAGATCAGGTGCGGGACTGGCTTCACGTGGCCGACCATTGCGCGGCCGTCGATCTCGTGCTCAGACGCGGCGCGCCCGGGGAGATCTACAATATCGGCGGCCATAACGAGCGGCGCAATATCGAGGTCGTCCGCGCCATATTGCGCCTGATGGGCAAGCCGGAGTCGCTGATTGCCCACGTGCCCGACCGTCCCGGACATGACCGGCGGTACGCCATCGATTCGGCGAAGCTTCGCGCTCTCGGCTGGAAGCCGCGGCTATCGTTCGAGACGGGGCTGGCGGAGACGGTGCAGTGGTATCTCGCCAACGAGAGCTGGTGGCGGGCCATTCTGAACGGCGAGGGCCGCCCGAACGCGGCCGGAGAGAACCGATGA
- the rfbC gene encoding dTDP-4-dehydrorhamnose 3,5-epimerase — protein sequence MNVCPTGLPGVYVLEPRAAEDTRGFFMESFREQWFSDRGWPSRFVQDNHSLSVRPGTLRGLHYQLPPMAQAKLVRVISGAVYDVAVDMRRSSPFFGRWVGVELSAENKLQLWIPEGFAHGFCTLVPNTEVIYKVNAYYSPECDRGVAWNDPDLGIAWPVEAPVLSAKDAALPRLREAETFA from the coding sequence GTGAACGTTTGCCCGACCGGGCTGCCTGGGGTTTATGTGCTGGAGCCCCGCGCGGCCGAGGACACTCGGGGTTTTTTTATGGAAAGTTTTCGCGAGCAATGGTTCTCGGACAGGGGATGGCCGTCGCGTTTCGTTCAGGACAATCATTCGTTGTCCGTTCGGCCGGGGACGCTTCGGGGCCTCCACTACCAGTTGCCGCCGATGGCGCAAGCGAAGCTGGTGCGGGTGATTTCGGGAGCGGTCTACGATGTGGCGGTGGACATGCGCCGGTCATCTCCCTTTTTCGGCCGGTGGGTCGGTGTGGAACTGTCCGCAGAGAACAAGCTGCAGTTGTGGATACCCGAGGGATTCGCCCACGGGTTTTGCACGCTGGTTCCCAACACCGAAGTGATCTATAAAGTGAATGCGTACTATTCGCCGGAATGCGACAGGGGCGTCGCATGGAACGACCCGGATCTCGGCATCGCATGGCCGGTGGAGGCGCCTGTGTTGTCCGCGAAGGACGCGGCCCTGCCCCGGCTGAGAGAGGCGGAGACGTTCGCGTGA
- a CDS encoding DUF2621 family protein gives MQPDVPVFWNWFFVVWPFVLLGLMSIGGYFMFRKFLKLLPMADGRSKIDIQNEYIEKSRGMWTDESKEFLEALVQPVPKPFRDVAKQSIAARIAQVALEAKASQVTREHCIEGYILATPKRDHKFLKAFLQEKGIDYSRYQHLM, from the coding sequence ATGCAACCAGACGTTCCGGTATTCTGGAATTGGTTTTTTGTCGTATGGCCGTTTGTGCTGCTGGGCCTGATGTCGATCGGCGGCTACTTCATGTTCCGGAAGTTTCTGAAGCTGCTGCCTATGGCGGACGGCCGGTCCAAAATCGACATTCAGAACGAATATATCGAAAAATCCCGGGGCATGTGGACCGACGAATCGAAGGAATTCCTCGAAGCGCTCGTGCAGCCCGTGCCGAAGCCGTTCCGCGACGTCGCCAAGCAATCCATCGCCGCCCGCATCGCGCAGGTCGCCCTCGAAGCCAAAGCCAGCCAAGTGACGCGCGAACACTGCATCGAAGGCTACATCCTGGCGACGCCGAAGCGGGATCATAAATTTCTCAAAGCTTTTCTTCAGGAAAAAGGCATCGACTACTCGCGTTATCAGCATTTGATGTAG